The window ATTGAGTAGAAACCGGTCACCTTTTTCCCTTTTAAAATCCCAGCGGATATTGGAACCCATCCAGCATGACATATGAAAGCGACAACTTTTCCAAGCTCGTAAAATTTCCTCGTCAGTTCAACCGCAACTTTATTTCTCCTTATTCTGTCCGGCGCATATCCCCCAGGGATTACAACTGCATCAAAATCATCAACATTTACATCTTCAAATTTAATATCCGACTTTATGGGATAACCATTTTTGCCCTTGAAAACCCGAACCTCTGGTCCAGCAATTTTAATCCCAGCCCCTTCTTCAATTAAGCGATATCTCGGATAAAGAAGTTCTATCTCCTCAACCATATCTTCAACGAAGATGACAATTTTCTTTCCCTTTAGTTTCATCTCGCAAAGTAAATTTTATTTTAACAAGACCATTTTATTTACAGCGCTAAATCTACCGGCTTTGACCCTATAGAGATAAACCCCGCTCGGTAAGTCGCCAGCCTTGAATTTAACAACTTTTGTCCCAGCGTCAAATCTCTCATCATCAATTAAAACCTTCACCCTTTTGCCCAAGACATTAAAAATTTCAATTGTTACATCCGCCGGCTCTGGAAGATCAAACTTTATATTCGTCTCATTGTTGAACGGGTTTGGATAATTTTGATATAATGTGAACTTTTTCGGTAAAGTTTGTTCAAATCCAGTGTCCGTAATCAACTGATTCCATCTCATCCTTGCCCTTAAAACCGAATTTCTCAAAACGCTCAAGCTATCTCCACAAACGATGGCAAATCCAATTTTTAAGGTATCACCATTTTTCAAAGTTCCAGTTCCTCCTGATATCACAACTGATACATCTCCTGCTCCCGCTGTATTTCTCCTCACACCTTTATAACTTAACGCTTGCCATTTCTCACTTTTTGTGAAGCCATCATAAATCCCCCAAAGCGAATCGCCAGCATTGTTTATAAACCAAATGCCCTGCCCATTCCCACTAACAAGTGCAATTCCAGCTAATGTTTTTTCACCGTTTGGGTCAACATCATAAACATAAACGAAATCACCTATTGGATCATATTTTATGACATTTTCATAAGCACTCCCAAGGTCAAAATCAAGAAACAACCCGGCTCGGAAATTTAAATAATCACTCCCCGATTTATTTATAACCGAGTATTTCAAAAGCACAAAGTTCATATCATCAAATGTCTGATCAAAAGAGAAACTATTCAAAATGACATCAACACCAACTTTATTTTGCGATGGCGCAAGCGAATCTGTGAAGATGGAGAATCCATCTTGAGCGGAAATATCTCCTGGGGTTATCAACTTGAAGGATGTCTTAGAAGAGAAATCATCCCTTTGATGTTGCCCGGTTTCGTCCCTCGCAACATCAACAATTGAAGAACTGCTGACCCCAACCATAAAAGCGCCCTCAAATAATAGATTATTTCCATCCTTGTAAATCAAACCTTTACCTTGAGTGTTATGCGGGTAATCGTTAAAAGCGAGATTCCCACGACTCGTCACCGTTAAAGTTACAAAATTAGCGTTGTGATCTCTGTAAGTTGGTCGGACCAAAATCTTGAAATAAGCGAAATCGTTATAAGCACCAGAGGAAATTTTAACGACGAACTTGATTGTATAATTTTCCGGGGTCGTCGGTAAAATTTGAAACTTGAATGGCTCTTCGTAGTTGCTCTTTGACTGTAAAGTTCCAAGTGAGCCGATTGTGAATGTCCCGCTTATTATCTGAACATAGGGGTCGCTTGCTTCAAGGCGAGCGATTAAATTTGAAGCTGGGTCAAGATAATTTCTAAAGACACCTTTAATTTGAATAACCTCCCCGGGGTCAATAGCACCATCCTTATTTCCGAGAGAATCATCAACAAAGAAATCCTCAAACCTAACAGCCGGGGAACTTATCGTCAGTGCCCTATAGGCATTCACTCTGCCAAAACCGAGCTGATATCTATAATACGGATTTTTATCGTCAATCGGGTCAGCGCTAACTCTAATTTTTTCGGCGACTTGCAAAGGAGAAAGCCCCGGGAATTTAGCCCTGACAAGCCCAGCAATACCTGCAACAAGTGGGCTTGCCATTGATGTACCCGTTAAACTTTCATAAGTATCGTTATACCAGGTATTGTAAATCCCTCCATCAACAGAAAAAACACCTCCCGGGGCACAAACATCAATCGTCTCACCGAAATTTGAATATCCAGCTTTAACATCATTTGAATCAACAGAGGCAACGCTTAAGACATATTTATATCCCGATGGCGAATGA is drawn from Candidatus Thermokryptus mobilis and contains these coding sequences:
- a CDS encoding type 1 glutamine amidotransferase domain-containing protein codes for the protein MKLKGKKIVIFVEDMVEEIELLYPRYRLIEEGAGIKIAGPEVRVFKGKNGYPIKSDIKFEDVNVDDFDAVVIPGGYAPDRIRRNKVAVELTRKFYELGKVVAFICHAGWVPISAGILKGKKVTGFYSIKDDLVNAGAEYIDDEVVVDGNLISSRNPDDLPAFCKAIISALSD
- a CDS encoding S8 family serine peptidase, translated to MRYIVFLLMIFLLVLISPVFRTADEKVEIYGVEFNLRNGGHKVEKRYIPGIAIVKFKEGYKNFLGLKKVEIDEFNNVAGQLGITSVEPMFPEKVGKSLKKGEIDLGLIYLVRFSEMMDVDLVVSKLSRLSSVEYAEPHYIYKPNFIPSDPYFQTYQWYLRKVQLPSAWDITQGDTNVVIGIVDTGVDLDHPDLAGNIWRNWREIPNNGIDDDGNGYVDDFIGWDFGGKDNFNNDRGKQDNDPSEKKPVHGTHVAGIASAVTNNGIGVAGAGFKCKIMAVKVSIDNDNENLIYYGYEGIVYAVDNGAKVINCSWGGGGGSRFEQEIINYATSKGALVVAAAGNGRSDEFHSPSGYKYVLSVASVDSNDVKAGYSNFGETIDVCAPGGVFSVDGGIYNTWYNDTYESLTGTSMASPLVAGIAGLVRAKFPGLSPLQVAEKIRVSADPIDDKNPYYRYQLGFGRVNAYRALTISSPAVRFEDFFVDDSLGNKDGAIDPGEVIQIKGVFRNYLDPASNLIARLEASDPYVQIISGTFTIGSLGTLQSKSNYEEPFKFQILPTTPENYTIKFVVKISSGAYNDFAYFKILVRPTYRDHNANFVTLTVTSRGNLAFNDYPHNTQGKGLIYKDGNNLLFEGAFMVGVSSSSIVDVARDETGQHQRDDFSSKTSFKLITPGDISAQDGFSIFTDSLAPSQNKVGVDVILNSFSFDQTFDDMNFVLLKYSVINKSGSDYLNFRAGLFLDFDLGSAYENVIKYDPIGDFVYVYDVDPNGEKTLAGIALVSGNGQGIWFINNAGDSLWGIYDGFTKSEKWQALSYKGVRRNTAGAGDVSVVISGGTGTLKNGDTLKIGFAIVCGDSLSVLRNSVLRARMRWNQLITDTGFEQTLPKKFTLYQNYPNPFNNETNIKFDLPEPADVTIEIFNVLGKRVKVLIDDERFDAGTKVVKFKAGDLPSGVYLYRVKAGRFSAVNKMVLLK